A region of the Cumulibacter manganitolerans genome:
CGCCGACCAGCTGCCCGGTGTACTTGCCGTCCGCCTGCTCGGCAACCGTCGCGAGCGCCCCGGTGAGGTCGAGCCGGTCGGCGATCACGCTGGCCAGCTCGACGGGGGTGGCGGTGACCAGCCAGACGCGCTGCCCGGCGTCGAGGTGCATCTGCGCGAGCGAGCGGGTGCCGGAGTAGATCTTCTGAGCCATCTCCTCGTCGTAGATCTCCTCGCCGAGGCGGCGGATCTCCTCGACGTCGGCGCCCTTGACGAACTCCAGGGCCCGGTCGCGCGAGCTGTGGATGTCGTCGGTGTTCTCGGCGCCGATGACCCGGAACTTCGCCTGCTGGTAGACCATCCGCGCGATGTCGCGGCTGGTGAAGAACTTGCGTGCGGCGAGGCCCTTGGCGAAGTGGAAGATCGACGCGCCCATCATCATCGTGTTGTCGACGTCGAAGAACGCCGCGGCGTTCGGGTCGAGGGGGATGGGCAGCTGCTTGGTCGCCTTGGCGGCGACGGCCGCCGACGCGCGACCTGCTTCGCGGGCGCGGGCCCGCGCCTCGCCGGGAAGGGCCGCACGGCTCCAGGGCAGGCGCATCCGGTCGAC
Encoded here:
- a CDS encoding HAD family hydrolase — translated: MRLPWSRAALPGEARARAREAGRASAAVAAKATKQLPIPLDPNAAAFFDVDNTMMMGASIFHFAKGLAARKFFTSRDIARMVYQQAKFRVIGAENTDDIHSSRDRALEFVKGADVEEIRRLGEEIYDEEMAQKIYSGTRSLAQMHLDAGQRVWLVTATPVELASVIADRLDLTGALATVAEQADGKYTGQLVGEMMHGSAKAEAISALAAREGLDLARCTAYSDSINDLPMLSLVGKAVAVNPDPDLRREAIERGWEIRDYRTGRKAVKVGALTTLAGAAAAGSVVGSLALWRAVQRYRSRGGRR